AACAAGATGAATAAATCAATTGTTGTGGAAGTGGAACGCAAAATCAAACATCCTAAATACGGAAAGTTTGTTAAGAAAACATCCACATTTATGGCTCATGATGAGACGAATGATTGTAATATTGGCGATACCGTACGTATTATGGAAACACGTCCGTTGAGTAAAAATAAATGCTGGAGATTAGTAGAAATTTTAGAAAGAGCTAAATAATATGATACAACAGGAATCCAGACTGATAGTAGCCGATAACAGTGGCGCAAAGGA
This window of the Bacteroidales bacterium genome carries:
- the rpsQ gene encoding 30S ribosomal protein S17, which produces MEIRNLRKEKVGLVVSNKMNKSIVVEVERKIKHPKYGKFVKKTSTFMAHDETNDCNIGDTVRIMETRPLSKNKCWRLVEILERAK